The DNA region TGTACCAAATAGTACAACTGTACCAACAGCCATAGCTGCTTTATATGGTTCGGATTTTAAAGTACCTTCAGTTGCTAGCACAGCTGCAGCACCACATACAGCACTACCAGCTGCAACTAGAATAGAACTATCTCTATCTAGATCAAAAACTCTAGTGCCTAAAGCAATACCTATTATTAATGTAGAAACTAGCATGATTATAGATACAGATAGTCCCGCTAATCTTACTGATGCAATAAGTTGAAAAGTTAAATTAAAACCATAAAAAATAATGGAAAATCTAAGTATTTTTTTAGCGCTAAAGATAACACCTTCTTTCCATTGATGAATTACCTTAGCAGCTGGAGTATGTGTTAAAGCCATACCTAAAACAATACCTATTGATCCCAAGGTTTTCTATCGTTGGAATTTTAGCAATAAAGTATGCTATACCGGCAAGAGCTGCCACCAGAAGCACACCAAAAATAATATTTTGTGTAAAGTAGTTTTTCATAATTATATTTTGTAGTTATTAAGAATTTTATATAACTATATATTATATTTATAAGGAAATATAACTAAAAGAATTAATATGTCTTATTAGAAAAATTAATAATTGATCTTTCTTAGATAGCTTTTTTTTGTTCTTTAGAAAATATAACTGCTAATACTACAAGTATGAAAGATATTACATAGAAAGCCACTACAGCGTGCATTACGCTTGTTAGTCCAAAATATTTATTAATAAATGCACCAGTAGTAGTAGATAGGGCAGTACCTGTTGTACCAAAAAGCAAAATTGTTGTAATTAAAGTTGGTGGAGCATTTTCTATTTGGAAAGTCCCGTAAGCTAATAATCCAGCATAAATGTAGCAATTAAATAGTCCAAAGACTATAGCAGACTTTAATACTATATCTATATTAGGAATGTAAAGTATACATGATAATGCAACTAGCCCAATTAACATAAATGTTGGAAGAATACATTTTAAAGGAACGGTTCTTGTTATAAGAGGGCTTATAAATAGGCCGACACATTGGGCCATCCAGAAGTATGATAGTGGTTTATTTGCATCAATAGTTCCCCAACCTAATATTTCTTGGAAATAAGTTTGAGCATAACTAGTCATAGTTAGTTGAGCCAGTAAAAATAAAAATGCAGCAAAAGCTATACAGTAAAGGCTAAAGTTCCATGTTAAAAAGCTTAAGCTTGACTTAGAATTTTTATTTGTTTTATGTCTATTTAATATAGTAAAATCAGTTAACATTGCTAGAATAAGTATAACAATTGCAGTAATCTGCAAAATAGAATATATTGTGTACCATTGAAAGTTTTTTGTTATTAAGTATGCTGCAAAAATTGGTGTTAAGGCACCACCAAAACTAAAGAAGAAGTCTGTAAATATCACATTCATAGCTCTTACTTTATGATCATTGTAAATGCGAACGATCATATAACTACCAATAGCCATTAATAAGCCTCCAGTGATGCCCACACTTGTTAAAAGTATTTTTAATGTAAACATTGAAGGATGTATGTTTGTGATTAATGATGATATAACACCGATCACGACAGCAGCTATAAGTAGTAGCTTTATAGAAAAATTAGTCATTAAAAAGCCAATCACTAATATAGAAAGCCACATTGCAACATTAATAAAAGTAAATGCAAAGCCAATATCGCTATCATGAAAGTATTTTGATAGCGGTTGCATTACAGATCCTGTTACTAAAACAACATTGGCTGTATAAAAGTAACAGAGGTAGCAGATTAAAGTTATTAATAGTTTATTTTTCAGAGGTGTTGTATTCTTTACTATATTTTCCATTATGGTTTTTGGGATGGATGATATCAAAACATTATTTTTGCACATGCAATTATTTTTAGCAAGAGGCTTGTTTAGTATTCTGTCATAGAAACTCTTTTACATTTGAAATAAGGTTATATTTTATGGATTTTACAAAAATGATCCAGGAAAGAATGTTCTTAAATCAGATGATTTTTATTTTTTTAGTACATCTGGAATAGATGAAAGTCCATATAATTTTCTACAACTAAGGTTTATGACGTTATTTATTAAAATTAGAAGATGGTTTACATCTACTAAAAATAATTGCATGTGCAAAAATAATGTTTAAGTATCTTAAATCTTAATTTGTGGTATATGTTTTACTGCATCAAAACTACTAAAGCTATATTTGGCAATATTATTTATATAAAAAGGATCATTCTTAATAAACTTTTTAATATCGTCAATATCTCCTAATGCTAATATAACACCTCCAGTCTTAGGTATTTTTGGACCTGATGCTAAAAGTATGCCTTTTTTATAGCCTATATCTAAAAAATCTCTATGAGATGGTCTGATTTTGGCTATTTCACTCTCACTTACTAAATAATTTAAGTTAATTATATGAATATGCATTTTTTTCTCCTGGGTATAAAAAAAGCTACAATAAGTAGCTTTAAGTATTTTAAATGCTATTTAAATCTAATAATATTAGATTTTTTTGAAAATTACAGAACCATTTGTACCACCAAAACCAAATGAATTATTTAGCACGTAGTCTATTTTCATTTTCTTAGCAACATTAGCAGCATAATCTAAATTACAACCGTCATCTAGATTTTGTAAGTTAATTGTAGGAGGAGCTATCTGGTCTCTTATCGCTAATACACTAAATATAGATTCAATTGCACCAGCTGCGCCAAGTAAATGTCCAGTCATAGATTTAGTAGAGCTCATTACAAGATCTTTTCTATATTGACCAATTGTTTTCTCAACAACTTGACTCTCCTGAACATCTCCTAGAGGGGTTGATGTGCCATGAGCATTAACATAGTCAATAGCATCTGGAGTTTTATCAAGATCAGCATCAGCTAGAGCATTTTGTACACATCTTTCTTGCCCAGCAGCATATGGCATAGTCATATGATATCCATCAGCAGACATACCAAAACCAACAACTTCAGCGTAGATTTTAGCACCACGTGATTTAGCCTTTTCATATTCTTCTAATACTACAACACCAGAGCCATCACCTAAAACAAATCCATCTCTATCCTTGTCCCATGGGCGAGATGCACCTTGAGGATCATCGTTTCTAGTAGATAATGCTCTAGCAGCAGCAAAGCCACCCATACCAATAGCATTACTTGCTTTTTCAGAACCGCCTGCAAGCATAACATCAGCATCACCACTAGCAATTAATCTAGCTGCCATACCAATATTATGAGTACCGGTAGTACATGCTGTAACTATTGGTACGTTAGGACCTCTTAGACCATGATTTATAGAAATAATTCCAGAAAGCATGTTTATAATAGATGATGGTATGCAAAAAGGAGAGATTTTAGATGGACCTTTTTTATCAATAGTTGCCTTAGTACCTTCCAAGGTTTCTATACCACCAATTCCAGAACTAACGCAAACTCCAAATTTATAAGAGTCTTCTTCAGATACCTTACCTATACCAGCATCCTTTAAAGCTTCATTAGCCGCTGCGATACCGTAGTAGCAGAAAGGATCTACTCTTTTTGCATCTTTTTTTCCTACAAGTGTATTTACATCAAAATTTTTAATTCTTGCTGCAAATCTAACTTTAAACTCGCTAATATCCGGTGCTAAAGTATAAAAACTAGTTATAGTTTCTACACCACTTTTACCAGCTAGAATATTAGCCCAAGTCGTAGGGACATCATTTCCTAAAGGTGTTACCATACCAAGACCAGTAACAACTACTCTACGATTAGATTTCATAATTTTTAAATTAACCTGTTTATATACTTTTAGAAAAGCACGGATTACAATCCGTACGGACTATGGGATAATTTTAGATTAGTTTACTTTAGAATCAATATAGTCGTAAACATCTTTAACAGTTCTGATTTTTTCAGCATCTTCGTCAGGAATCTCAGTATCAAATTCTTCTTCTAGAGCCATAACTAATTCAACTGTATCTAGAGAATCTGCACCTAAATCATCAATGAAAGAAGCTTCTGGTTTAAGGTCTTCTTCTTTAACACCTAGTTGCTCAACAATAATAGAGTTTACTTTAGCGTATACTTCGTTCGCGCTCATCTTTTTTTCCTTCTTATTTTTGTTTTAAAAATTAAAAATTTACATTTATTCCTAATAATA from Francisella halioticida includes:
- the tsgA gene encoding MFS transporter TsgA, which gives rise to MENIVKNTTPLKNKLLITLICYLCYFYTANVVLVTGSVMQPLSKYFHDSDIGFAFTFINVAMWLSILVIGFLMTNFSIKLLLIAAVVIGVISSLITNIHPSMFTLKILLTSVGITGGLLMAIGSYMIVRIYNDHKVRAMNVIFTDFFFSFGGALTPIFAAYLITKNFQWYTIYSILQITAIVILILAMLTDFTILNRHKTNKNSKSSLSFLTWNFSLYCIAFAAFLFLLAQLTMTSYAQTYFQEILGWGTIDANKPLSYFWMAQCVGLFISPLITRTVPLKCILPTFMLIGLVALSCILYIPNIDIVLKSAIVFGLFNCYIYAGLLAYGTFQIENAPPTLITTILLFGTTGTALSTTTGAFINKYFGLTSVMHAVVAFYVISFILVVLAVIFSKEQKKAI
- a CDS encoding YciI family protein, which encodes MHIHIINLNYLVSESEIAKIRPSHRDFLDIGYKKGILLASGPKIPKTGGVILALGDIDDIKKFIKNDPFYINNIAKYSFSSFDAVKHIPQIKI
- the fabF gene encoding beta-ketoacyl-ACP synthase II, whose translation is MKSNRRVVVTGLGMVTPLGNDVPTTWANILAGKSGVETITSFYTLAPDISEFKVRFAARIKNFDVNTLVGKKDAKRVDPFCYYGIAAANEALKDAGIGKVSEEDSYKFGVCVSSGIGGIETLEGTKATIDKKGPSKISPFCIPSSIINMLSGIISINHGLRGPNVPIVTACTTGTHNIGMAARLIASGDADVMLAGGSEKASNAIGMGGFAAARALSTRNDDPQGASRPWDKDRDGFVLGDGSGVVVLEEYEKAKSRGAKIYAEVVGFGMSADGYHMTMPYAAGQERCVQNALADADLDKTPDAIDYVNAHGTSTPLGDVQESQVVEKTIGQYRKDLVMSSTKSMTGHLLGAAGAIESIFSVLAIRDQIAPPTINLQNLDDGCNLDYAANVAKKMKIDYVLNNSFGFGGTNGSVIFKKI
- the acpP gene encoding acyl carrier protein: MSANEVYAKVNSIIVEQLGVKEEDLKPEASFIDDLGADSLDTVELVMALEEEFDTEIPDEDAEKIRTVKDVYDYIDSKVN